The genome window CATCTTCTAAAACAGATACTGATGTATGCGGATTAAGCGCCACTCCTGCTTTCATTCCTTCTGCTTTTATGGCCTGAATTGTACGATGTAAATGTGTACACGCTTCGTAATGAACAGTCAAAATATCTGCGCCAACTTGTTTGAAAATTGAAATATAACGATCTGGATCAACAATCATTAAATGTACATCCAAAACTTTGTCTGTTAACGAATTTATTTTCTCAATAATTGGCATTCCGTAAGAGATATTTGGAACAAAAACGCCGTCCATTACATCTAAATGAAACCATTCGGCTTGAGAATTATTAACCATTTCGATGTCTTTTGCTAAATTCCCGAAATCGGCTGCTAAAATTGATGGTGCTACTATTGGCATAATCTTATTTGTTGTTTGTTTGTATTTTGTGGTGCAAAGGTAATGAAATAAAAAAATCGTTGAAAACTCAACGATTTATATTTTTTAGAAATTATAACCAACTCGAAAGCCTAAATCTAAGGCAACTCCTGTATTTGTACTCTTTACTTCTGATGTTGTATAATTATCAAAATCATAGTTTGTATATGTTTCTTGATAAAGAGAAAGTCCTAATCCTGTATAAAACTCGTAAAAAAAGTTTTGAGCAAAAGAACGTTTAAATCCATAATTGAATGTAATAGAACCTTGCGGATTAACACCTAAATTATCACTATTAGACGTTGTTAACCAATCTGGCGTATAAGTTCCTTTTAAAGCAATATAATTCCCAGAATTATTTTTGGTGTTTTTTCCTTTACCAATTCTTCGGTCAAAATTATAATAATAACGTCCTTCTAAAGCTATATTTGTTGTCAAAATATACTCAAAATCACTCCCATAAAAA of Empedobacter falsenii contains these proteins:
- the rpe gene encoding ribulose-phosphate 3-epimerase, which encodes MPIVAPSILAADFGNLAKDIEMVNNSQAEWFHLDVMDGVFVPNISYGMPIIEKINSLTDKVLDVHLMIVDPDRYISIFKQVGADILTVHYEACTHLHRTIQAIKAEGMKAGVALNPHTSVSVLEDVINDLDLVLIMSVNPGFGGQKFIENTYNKVSKLKKMITEANANVIIEIDGGVGVQNASKLVEAGADALVAGSAVFNAENPTEYIAELQKA